CCCGCCGCGCCTCGAGCTCGGCCTCCCCCACCAGGTCCAGCAGGTCGTGCACCCGCCGGGTGGGGACCCGGACGGTCGCCGACCCGGTGGGGACCGCCGGCTCGGCCGGGTCCGCGGCCGGCGACGGCGGGGCGGCCGGCCCGGACGCCGGCCGCGGCACGTCGACCGGGTTCACCCCGTTGAGCGCCGCATCGAAGGCGGCGGACAGCTGGTCGAGCTCCGCCGCGGTGACCGGCCGGGCCGCACCGGGCATGGCCCCGGAGATCCCGTCGAGGGCGGCGAGCAGCAGGTCGACGAGGTCTCTGCGGATCTCCTGCCGGCCGTCCCGCAGCTCACCGAGCAGGTCCTCGGAGCGGTGCGCCAGGAGCACCACCGGCTCCAGCGACAGGGCCCGCGCCGAGCCCTTGACCGTGTGGGCCTCGCGGCTCAGCGACGCCACCAGCTGCCGTGGCGCCGAGTGCCCCTCGAGGCGCAGCAGGCCGTCCCGCAGGGTGGCCAGCTTCTCGTCCACCTC
This portion of the Actinomycetes bacterium genome encodes:
- a CDS encoding Hpt domain-containing protein, whose product is MSAWTDDPELLAIFRAEVDEKLATLRDGLLRLEGHSAPRQLVASLSREAHTVKGSARALSLEPVVLLAHRSEDLLGELRDGRQEIRRDLVDLLLAALDGISGAMPGAARPVTAAELDQLSAAFDAALNGVNPVDVPRPASGPAAPPSPAADPAEPAVPTGSATVRVPTRRVHDLLDLVGEAELEARR